A genomic region of Xanthomonas campestris pv. phormiicola contains the following coding sequences:
- a CDS encoding lipocalin family protein, with amino-acid sequence MHHPSLAMLLACLLCLALPARAAQPVTSVAEFDLGRYAGQWHEIAHLPVSFQKKCVADITAAYVLRDDGLVGVRNACRTGRGDVLAAEGVARRVAGHPGRLQVRFAPDWLAWVPLVWADYWVIALDPDYQWVLIGEPDRKYLWVLSRSPRMPRGLFEQIKAKAVAMGYDLDPLLVVAPLD; translated from the coding sequence ATGCATCATCCATCGCTCGCGATGCTGCTGGCATGCCTGCTGTGCCTGGCGCTGCCGGCACGGGCCGCGCAGCCGGTGACCTCGGTCGCCGAGTTCGATCTCGGCCGCTACGCCGGGCAGTGGCACGAAATCGCGCATTTGCCGGTGTCGTTCCAGAAGAAGTGCGTCGCCGACATCACCGCCGCCTACGTGCTGCGCGACGACGGGCTGGTCGGCGTGCGCAACGCCTGCCGTACCGGCAGGGGCGACGTGCTTGCCGCCGAAGGCGTGGCGCGGCGGGTAGCGGGTCATCCCGGGCGGCTGCAGGTGCGTTTCGCGCCGGATTGGCTGGCCTGGGTGCCGCTGGTCTGGGCCGACTACTGGGTGATCGCGCTGGATCCGGACTACCAGTGGGTGCTGATCGGCGAGCCGGACCGCAAGTACCTGTGGGTGCTGTCGCGTTCGCCGCGGATGCCGCGCGGGCTGTTCGAACAGATCAAGGCCAAGGCGGTGGCGATGGGCTACGACCTGGATCCGTTGCTGGTGGTCGCGCCGCTGGACTGA
- a CDS encoding MbcA/ParS/Xre antitoxin family protein has translation MPHPASKEQRIKAVLQGMRRGERNRAGRLAHSTDLLALIDSASYGSAEDAQRVIDWLARDADTLAPLRETHLRDVGEMICIVWNGCGGDRDALSQWLNGSHPQLGGHTPRHLLQEGASARLLDAARACFAG, from the coding sequence ATGCCGCACCCAGCCTCCAAAGAACAACGCATCAAGGCGGTGCTGCAAGGCATGCGTCGCGGCGAACGCAACAGGGCCGGCCGACTGGCGCACTCGACCGACCTGCTGGCCCTGATCGACAGCGCCAGCTACGGCTCCGCCGAGGACGCGCAGCGCGTGATCGACTGGCTGGCGCGCGATGCGGACACGCTGGCGCCGTTGCGCGAGACGCATCTGCGCGATGTCGGCGAGATGATCTGCATCGTCTGGAACGGTTGCGGCGGCGACCGTGACGCACTGTCGCAGTGGCTCAACGGCAGCCACCCGCAACTCGGCGGGCATACGCCGCGGCATCTGCTGCAGGAAGGCGCCAGCGCGCGGCTGCTCGATGCGGCACGCGCCTGCTTCGCCGGCTAG
- the tsaE gene encoding tRNA (adenosine(37)-N6)-threonylcarbamoyltransferase complex ATPase subunit type 1 TsaE yields the protein MMRLHLQDSDATERLGQVLAATRPAQAMVHLRGDLGAGKSTLARALLRALGVQGAIRSPTYTLVERYPLPDGEAWHLDLYRIGAAGELDFLGLDEASATLWLVEWPERGGDVLPPADLIVALALHDEGRAVQLQAGTAVGAAWLSRMAERDDLRGFSAG from the coding sequence ATGATGCGGCTCCATCTGCAAGACAGCGACGCCACCGAGCGCCTCGGCCAGGTCCTGGCCGCCACGCGTCCCGCGCAGGCGATGGTGCATCTGCGCGGCGATCTCGGCGCCGGCAAGTCGACCCTGGCGCGGGCCCTGCTGCGCGCGCTGGGCGTGCAGGGCGCGATCCGCAGTCCGACCTACACATTAGTCGAGCGCTATCCGTTGCCCGACGGCGAAGCCTGGCACCTGGACCTGTATCGCATCGGTGCCGCCGGCGAGCTGGATTTCCTGGGGTTGGACGAGGCATCGGCGACCCTGTGGCTGGTGGAATGGCCGGAACGCGGCGGCGATGTGCTGCCGCCTGCCGACCTGATCGTGGCCCTGGCGCTGCACGACGAGGGGCGCGCCGTGCAGCTGCAGGCCGGCACCGCGGTCGGCGCGGCCTGGTTGTCGCGGATGGCCGAACGGGACGACTTGCGGGGTTTTTCTGCCGGCTGA
- a CDS encoding LEA type 2 family protein encodes MRQRLRLGLLVLCTALLASCGDGMVRRVSDPAASLQQLTVNLDGSWKVELRLQNYSSIPMRYDGVRLDLGMGGEAAGTLQLAPGISIGPETADVVSAALRPSSAARIAVADALASRRSLEYTLKGSIDATPEEKKQRHFEIDTRNMLTPAPGLDGVLR; translated from the coding sequence ATGCGTCAGCGGCTTCGCCTCGGCTTGCTCGTGTTGTGCACTGCGCTGCTGGCCTCATGCGGCGACGGCATGGTGCGCCGCGTGTCCGACCCCGCGGCCAGCCTGCAACAGCTCACGGTCAACCTGGACGGCAGCTGGAAGGTGGAGTTGCGGCTGCAGAACTACAGCAGCATCCCGATGCGCTACGACGGCGTGCGCCTGGACCTGGGCATGGGCGGCGAAGCGGCCGGGACCCTGCAGCTCGCGCCAGGGATCTCGATCGGGCCGGAAACGGCCGATGTGGTCAGCGCCGCGCTGCGCCCGAGCTCGGCCGCGCGCATCGCCGTCGCCGACGCCCTGGCCAGCCGCCGCAGCCTCGAATACACGCTCAAGGGCAGCATCGACGCCACGCCGGAAGAGAAGAAGCAGCGCCACTTCGAGATCGACACCCGCAACATGCTCACCCCCGCGCCTGGACTGGACGGCGTCCTGCGCTAG
- the queG gene encoding tRNA epoxyqueuosine(34) reductase QueG produces the protein MSSSIAPADPHTVAARIRALAREFGFQRCGIAGIELQQDEAHLRDWLAQGLYGTMQWMAQHGDKRARPAELIPGTLRVISVGLDYGRNDDDSAWDTLHDGERAYVARYALGRDYHKLMRNRLQKLAERIQAEIGPFGHRVFVDSAPVLERALARDAGLGWIGKHTCLIDRNGGSWFFLGEIYVDLPLPIDPPASAHCGTCTRCIDVCPTQAIVAPYRLDARRCIAYLTIEHDGAIPEELRPAIGNRIFGCDDCQLVCPWNKFAKRSDEPDFRARNDLDRATLAQLFAWDEDEFLRRTEGSAIRRSGHERWLRNLAVALGNAPSTPQVLAALGTRAQHASPLVREHVQWALAQHADRASAGEDALPQPAAHRDVRG, from the coding sequence ATGTCCAGCAGCATCGCCCCCGCCGATCCCCACACCGTTGCCGCGCGCATCCGCGCGCTGGCGCGCGAGTTCGGCTTCCAGCGCTGCGGCATCGCCGGGATCGAGCTGCAGCAGGACGAAGCGCATCTGCGCGACTGGCTGGCGCAAGGCCTGTACGGCACGATGCAATGGATGGCGCAGCATGGCGACAAGCGCGCGCGCCCGGCCGAACTGATTCCGGGCACGCTGCGGGTGATCTCGGTCGGCCTGGACTACGGACGCAACGACGACGATTCGGCCTGGGACACGCTGCACGACGGCGAGCGTGCCTACGTCGCCCGCTATGCGCTGGGCCGCGACTACCACAAGCTGATGCGCAATCGCCTGCAGAAGCTGGCCGAGCGCATCCAGGCCGAGATCGGCCCGTTCGGCCATCGCGTCTTCGTCGATTCGGCGCCAGTGCTGGAGCGCGCCCTGGCGCGCGACGCCGGCCTGGGCTGGATCGGCAAGCACACCTGCCTGATCGACCGCAACGGCGGCTCCTGGTTCTTCCTCGGCGAAATCTACGTCGACCTGCCGTTGCCGATCGATCCGCCGGCCAGCGCGCACTGCGGCACCTGCACGCGCTGCATCGACGTCTGCCCGACCCAGGCGATCGTCGCGCCTTACCGGCTGGATGCGCGCCGCTGCATCGCCTATCTCACCATCGAGCACGACGGCGCGATTCCCGAGGAACTGCGCCCGGCGATCGGCAACCGCATCTTCGGCTGCGACGACTGCCAATTGGTCTGCCCGTGGAACAAGTTCGCCAAGCGCAGCGACGAACCCGACTTCCGCGCGCGCAACGATCTCGACCGGGCCACGCTGGCGCAGCTGTTCGCCTGGGACGAGGACGAATTCCTGCGCCGCACCGAAGGCAGCGCGATCCGCCGCAGCGGCCACGAGCGCTGGCTGCGCAACCTGGCGGTGGCGCTGGGCAATGCGCCGAGCACACCGCAGGTGCTGGCCGCGCTCGGCACGCGCGCGCAGCACGCCTCGCCGTTGGTGCGCGAACACGTGCAATGGGCGCTGGCGCAGCATGCGGACCGAGCGTCTGCCGGCGAGGACGCGTTGCCGCAACCGGCCGCTCACCGCGACGTGCGAGGATAG
- the xseA gene encoding exodeoxyribonuclease VII large subunit, translated as MPDRDDQILSPSQLNTLARDLLESAFPLAWVEGELGNVTRPSSGHLYFTLKDARAQVRCAMFKPKSQWLKFVPREGLRVLARGRLTLYEARGDYQLVLDHLEEAGEGALRRAFEELKARLAAEGLFASERKRALPAFVRRLAVITSPSGAAVRDVLSVLGRRLPLLEVDILPSLVQGDSAAAQLTSLLQRADASGRYDAILLTRGGGSLEDLWAFNDERLARAIAAARTPVVSAVGHETDVTLADFAADLRAPTPSVAAELLAPDQRDLGARLRGQHARLLQWQQHRLRQAMQRADRALLRLQAQSPQAQLQLLRRRQQDAARRLLALWRQQHERREARLRHAAAVLRTAQPQRRLAALRERLLALGRRPQAAMARQLQADTQRLRALARALETVSPLATVTRGYAILTRVDDGTLVRSTAQLAPGDRLRARLADGEVTLRTE; from the coding sequence ATGCCCGATCGCGACGACCAGATCCTCAGCCCCAGCCAGCTCAACACGCTGGCGCGCGACCTGCTGGAAAGCGCGTTCCCGCTGGCCTGGGTGGAGGGCGAGCTGGGCAACGTCACCCGGCCCTCGTCCGGGCACCTGTACTTCACCTTGAAGGATGCGCGGGCGCAGGTGCGCTGCGCGATGTTCAAGCCCAAGAGCCAGTGGCTGAAGTTCGTCCCGCGCGAAGGCCTGCGCGTGCTCGCGCGCGGCCGGCTGACCCTGTACGAAGCGCGCGGCGACTACCAGCTGGTGCTGGATCACCTGGAGGAAGCCGGCGAGGGCGCGTTGCGCCGCGCGTTCGAGGAACTCAAGGCCAGGCTCGCCGCCGAGGGCCTGTTCGCCAGCGAGCGCAAGCGCGCCCTGCCCGCCTTCGTGCGCCGCCTGGCGGTGATCACCTCGCCCAGCGGCGCGGCGGTGCGCGACGTGCTGAGCGTGCTCGGCCGCCGCCTGCCGCTGCTGGAAGTGGACATCCTGCCGAGCCTGGTGCAGGGCGACAGCGCCGCCGCACAGCTGACCTCGCTGCTGCAGCGCGCCGATGCCAGCGGCCGCTACGACGCGATCCTGCTGACCCGCGGCGGCGGCTCGCTGGAAGACCTGTGGGCGTTCAACGACGAACGCCTGGCCCGCGCCATCGCCGCCGCGCGCACGCCGGTGGTGTCGGCGGTCGGCCACGAGACCGACGTGACCCTGGCCGACTTCGCCGCCGACCTGCGCGCGCCGACGCCGTCGGTGGCCGCGGAACTGCTCGCTCCCGACCAGCGCGACCTCGGCGCACGCCTGCGCGGCCAGCACGCGCGGCTGCTGCAGTGGCAGCAGCACCGCCTGCGCCAGGCGATGCAGCGTGCCGATCGCGCCTTGCTGCGACTGCAGGCGCAAAGCCCGCAGGCGCAACTGCAATTGCTGCGGCGCCGCCAGCAGGATGCCGCGCGCCGCCTGCTGGCGCTGTGGCGGCAGCAGCACGAACGCCGCGAGGCACGCCTGCGCCATGCCGCCGCGGTGCTGCGCACGGCGCAGCCACAGCGCCGCCTGGCGGCGCTGCGCGAGCGCCTGCTCGCGCTCGGCCGGCGCCCGCAGGCGGCGATGGCGCGGCAGCTGCAGGCCGACACGCAGCGCCTGCGCGCGCTGGCCCGCGCGCTGGAGACGGTCAGCCCGCTGGCCACGGTGACCCGCGGCTACGCGATCCTGACCCGGGTCGACGACGGCACGCTGGTGCGCTCGACCGCGCAGCTCGCGCCCGGCGACCGCCTGCGCGCGCGGCTCGCCGACGGCGAGGTGACGCTGCGTACAGAATGA
- a CDS encoding NAD(P)H-hydrate dehydratase yields the protein MSDSFDLYATAAARRIDAQATALLGGDGYTLMQRAGQAAWQLLLQRWPQAQRILVACGTGNNGGDGYVLARLAHCAGRRVRVLHLPGRGPQSALAQRACTDYIGVGGRIEVFDAALDQADVVVDALLGIGLTRAPDAELAALLGALAGLGAPVLALDVPSGVDAEHGSVPGAVLPATLTVQFIVAHAGLHTGVALNHVGATALATLEVPAAAFDGCTPQAQAWAAAALGTRLAPRRRDSHKGDSGHVLCIGGNLGSGGAVMLTAESALRSGAGLVSVATRDAHVAPLLARCPEAMTHAIEDGAALAPLLRKASVVALGPGLGQDEWAQGLWRLALAVDLPSVIDADALNLLAQAPRAVPNAVLTPHPGEAGRLLGIATAEVQRDRFAAAAALAERYQAVVVLKGAGSIVAAPGQVPRVIAAGNPGMAVGGMGDLLTGVIAALRAQGLAAFEAASVGALLHAAAGDRAAAAGQRGLLPSDLLPALRHLANPEANR from the coding sequence ATGTCCGACTCGTTCGATCTCTACGCCACCGCTGCCGCGCGGCGCATCGATGCGCAGGCCACGGCCTTGCTCGGCGGCGACGGCTACACGCTGATGCAGCGCGCCGGCCAGGCCGCCTGGCAACTGCTGCTGCAGCGTTGGCCGCAGGCGCAGCGCATCCTGGTGGCCTGCGGCACCGGCAACAATGGGGGCGATGGCTACGTGCTGGCGCGGCTGGCGCATTGCGCCGGACGCCGCGTGCGCGTGTTGCATCTGCCCGGGCGTGGCCCGCAATCGGCGCTGGCGCAACGCGCCTGCACCGACTACATCGGCGTCGGCGGCCGCATCGAGGTGTTCGATGCGGCGCTGGACCAGGCCGACGTGGTCGTCGATGCGCTGCTCGGCATCGGCCTCACTCGCGCGCCCGATGCCGAACTGGCCGCGCTGCTTGGCGCGCTCGCCGGGCTCGGCGCGCCAGTGTTGGCATTGGACGTACCCAGCGGCGTGGATGCCGAGCACGGCAGCGTGCCCGGTGCGGTGTTGCCGGCGACATTGACCGTGCAGTTCATCGTCGCCCATGCCGGGCTGCACACCGGGGTGGCGCTGAACCATGTCGGCGCTACCGCATTGGCGACGCTGGAGGTGCCGGCCGCCGCGTTCGACGGCTGCACGCCGCAGGCGCAGGCCTGGGCCGCCGCGGCGCTGGGCACGCGCCTGGCGCCGCGCCGGCGCGACAGCCACAAGGGCGATTCCGGGCACGTGCTGTGCATCGGTGGCAACCTCGGCAGCGGCGGTGCGGTCATGCTCACGGCCGAATCGGCGTTGCGCAGCGGCGCCGGCCTGGTCAGCGTGGCGACCCGCGATGCGCATGTCGCGCCGCTGCTGGCGCGCTGTCCGGAGGCGATGACGCACGCGATCGAGGATGGCGCCGCGCTGGCGCCGCTGCTGCGCAAGGCGAGCGTAGTTGCGCTGGGTCCCGGGCTGGGCCAGGACGAATGGGCGCAGGGCTTGTGGCGGCTGGCGCTGGCGGTGGACCTGCCGTCGGTGATCGACGCCGACGCGCTGAATCTGCTGGCGCAGGCGCCGCGTGCGGTGCCTAACGCGGTACTGACCCCGCATCCGGGCGAGGCCGGACGTCTGCTCGGCATCGCCACCGCCGAAGTGCAGCGCGACCGCTTCGCCGCCGCCGCGGCACTGGCCGAGCGTTACCAGGCCGTGGTGGTGCTGAAAGGTGCCGGCAGCATCGTCGCCGCGCCGGGGCAAGTCCCGCGCGTCATCGCCGCCGGCAATCCGGGCATGGCGGTCGGCGGCATGGGCGATCTGCTGACCGGGGTGATCGCGGCGCTGCGCGCGCAAGGCCTGGCCGCCTTCGAAGCGGCCAGCGTCGGTGCGTTGCTGCATGCGGCCGCCGGCGATCGCGCCGCCGCCGCGGGCCAGCGCGGCCTGCTGCCGTCCGACCTGCTGCCGGCGCTGCGCCACCTGGCTAATCCGGAAGCGAACCGATGA